From one Gossypium hirsutum isolate 1008001.06 chromosome D08, Gossypium_hirsutum_v2.1, whole genome shotgun sequence genomic stretch:
- the LOC107899123 gene encoding transcription factor bHLH94 isoform X2: MALEAVIFQQDLLGYNSNWSHDFGLGKPESKDSFGCFPDNQTPEINHFVHGDYWVSTTPTSSMAAPVPYHHQLQHHCPNSSSDAANVNGLSSSGDPFYASTTPRPKRRRFKARKNKQEIENQRMTHIAVERNRRKQMNDYLSVLRSLMPESYVQRGDQASIIGGAINFVKELEHRLQRLSTEKEVKERSSLTNGGRRSCSSVFDEFFTFPQYSTSSKQGDRKDSISMNDQSTVETQSAIADIEVTMVERHVNLRIRSKKRPAQLLKVVSGLNYMRLSILHLNVTTLDQTVLYSLSVKVQNAGRRRL, from the exons ATGGCATTAGAAGctgtaatttttcagcaagattTGCTTGGTTACAACAGCAATTGGAGCCATGATTTTGGCCTGGGAAAACCAGAATCCAAAGATTCTTTCGGATGTTTTCCTGACAACCAAACACCAGAGATTAATCATTTTGTTCATGGAGATTACTGGGTTTCTACAACACCAACTTCATCAATGGCTGCACCAGTACCCTATCATCATCAACTGCAACATCATTGCCCAAATTCATCCTCGGATGCTGCTAATGTTAATGGATTATCATCCTCAGGTGACCCTTTCTATGCTTCAACAACACCTCGTCCCAAAAGACGTCGATTCAAAGCTCGAAAAAACAAACAAGAGATTGAGAATCAAAGGATGACTCACATTGCTGTGGAGCGCAATAGAAGAAAGCAAATGAATGATTATCTTTCTGTTCTTCGATCTTTAATGCCTGAATCTTATGTTCAAAGG GGTGATCAAGCATCAATTATAGGAGGAGCTATCAATTTTGTGAAGGAGCTTGAGCACCGTCTTCAACGCCTAAGTACCGAAAAAGAGGTAAAAGAAAGGTCGAGCCTTACTAACGGTGGTCGCCGCAGCTGCTCGTCGGTTTTCGATGAATTCTTCACATTTCCACAGTACTCAACTAGTTCAAAACAGGGTGATCGTAAAGATTCGATCTCCATGAATGATCAATCAACGGTTGAAACTCAATCTGCCATAGCTGACATCGAAGTTACCATGGTGGAAAGACATGTAAACCTCCGAATAAGATCGAAAAAGCGACCGGCGCAGCTCTTGAAGGTTGTTTCCGGGTTGAATTATATGCGTCTGAGCATCCTCCATCTCAATGTCACAACTCTTGATCAAACCGTCCTTTATTCTCTCAGTGTCAAG GTTCAAAATGCAGGTAGAAGAAGATTGTAA
- the LOC107899123 gene encoding transcription factor bHLH94 isoform X1, which produces MALEAVIFQQDLLGYNSNWSHDFGLGKPESKDSFGCFPDNQTPEINHFVHGDYWVSTTPTSSMAAPVPYHHQLQHHCPNSSSDAANVNGLSSSGDPFYASTTPRPKRRRFKARKNKQEIENQRMTHIAVERNRRKQMNDYLSVLRSLMPESYVQRGDQASIIGGAINFVKELEHRLQRLSTEKEVKERSSLTNGGRRSCSSVFDEFFTFPQYSTSSKQGDRKDSISMNDQSTVETQSAIADIEVTMVERHVNLRIRSKKRPAQLLKVVSGLNYMRLSILHLNVTTLDQTVLYSLSVKVEEDCKLTSVDDIATAVNQLLGSIEDALLTRNFP; this is translated from the exons ATGGCATTAGAAGctgtaatttttcagcaagattTGCTTGGTTACAACAGCAATTGGAGCCATGATTTTGGCCTGGGAAAACCAGAATCCAAAGATTCTTTCGGATGTTTTCCTGACAACCAAACACCAGAGATTAATCATTTTGTTCATGGAGATTACTGGGTTTCTACAACACCAACTTCATCAATGGCTGCACCAGTACCCTATCATCATCAACTGCAACATCATTGCCCAAATTCATCCTCGGATGCTGCTAATGTTAATGGATTATCATCCTCAGGTGACCCTTTCTATGCTTCAACAACACCTCGTCCCAAAAGACGTCGATTCAAAGCTCGAAAAAACAAACAAGAGATTGAGAATCAAAGGATGACTCACATTGCTGTGGAGCGCAATAGAAGAAAGCAAATGAATGATTATCTTTCTGTTCTTCGATCTTTAATGCCTGAATCTTATGTTCAAAGG GGTGATCAAGCATCAATTATAGGAGGAGCTATCAATTTTGTGAAGGAGCTTGAGCACCGTCTTCAACGCCTAAGTACCGAAAAAGAGGTAAAAGAAAGGTCGAGCCTTACTAACGGTGGTCGCCGCAGCTGCTCGTCGGTTTTCGATGAATTCTTCACATTTCCACAGTACTCAACTAGTTCAAAACAGGGTGATCGTAAAGATTCGATCTCCATGAATGATCAATCAACGGTTGAAACTCAATCTGCCATAGCTGACATCGAAGTTACCATGGTGGAAAGACATGTAAACCTCCGAATAAGATCGAAAAAGCGACCGGCGCAGCTCTTGAAGGTTGTTTCCGGGTTGAATTATATGCGTCTGAGCATCCTCCATCTCAATGTCACAACTCTTGATCAAACCGTCCTTTATTCTCTCAGTGTCAAG GTAGAAGAAGATTGTAAGCTGACTTCAGTGGATGACATAGCAACAGCAGTGAACCAGTTATTAGGTAGCATTGAAGATGCTTTGTTAACTAGGAATTTTCCATGA